A genomic segment from Nocardia cyriacigeorgica GUH-2 encodes:
- a CDS encoding lycopene cyclase family protein, which yields MTRPDVLVCGLGPAGRALAHRCLARGLSVAVVDPAPHRTWTATYAAWSDELPGWLDPTVVAATIDQPVAWGGREHRIDRRYAVLDTSRLQQSLDLTGAEIHADRVTTLTPHTATLASGAELRAERVIDARGLARSPARAEQTAYGIVVEDERCAGFPPLFMDWRLDNGAPAHAPRSFLYAVPLGGGAMLLEETCLAGRPALDQRTLAERLHYRLRARGIDVDGRERIERVRFTVTGATPGRARFGAAGGFIHQATGYSVAAALTAADAVAAGGSPAPVSARLVHGLREAGLRALLRLAPEDLPVFFDAFFELPDHLQHAYLSGRSDASGTAAAMRALFLRLPGRLRWQITTATLRLPVDERARRDSSMMG from the coding sequence TTGACGCGCCCAGATGTTTTGGTCTGCGGACTGGGTCCGGCGGGGCGGGCACTCGCCCACCGCTGCCTGGCACGCGGACTTTCCGTCGCGGTGGTCGACCCGGCACCGCACCGCACCTGGACGGCGACATATGCGGCCTGGTCCGACGAACTCCCCGGCTGGCTGGACCCCACCGTGGTGGCGGCGACCATCGACCAGCCCGTGGCCTGGGGTGGCCGCGAACACCGCATCGACCGCCGCTATGCGGTGCTCGACACCTCCCGTCTCCAGCAGTCACTCGACCTCACCGGCGCCGAAATACATGCCGATCGCGTGACGACCTTGACCCCGCACACCGCGACGCTGGCGTCGGGAGCGGAGCTGCGGGCCGAGCGGGTGATCGACGCGCGCGGCCTGGCCCGCTCGCCGGCCCGGGCCGAGCAGACGGCCTACGGCATCGTCGTCGAGGACGAGCGCTGCGCGGGCTTCCCACCGCTGTTCATGGACTGGCGTCTCGACAACGGCGCACCCGCGCATGCGCCGCGGTCGTTTCTCTACGCCGTGCCGCTGGGCGGCGGCGCCATGCTGCTCGAGGAGACCTGTCTGGCCGGCCGCCCGGCCCTAGATCAGCGCACGCTGGCCGAACGCCTGCACTACCGGCTGCGAGCACGAGGAATCGACGTCGACGGCCGCGAACGCATCGAACGGGTGCGGTTTACGGTCACCGGTGCCACGCCGGGCCGCGCGCGTTTCGGCGCGGCCGGCGGATTCATCCACCAGGCCACCGGGTACAGCGTCGCCGCCGCGCTGACCGCCGCCGATGCCGTCGCGGCGGGTGGTTCGCCCGCACCGGTATCGGCCCGTCTCGTGCACGGCTTGCGTGAGGCGGGATTGCGCGCCCTGCTCAGGCTCGCGCCCGAGGATCTGCCCGTCTTTTTCGACGCTTTCTTCGAACTACCGGACCATCTACAGCACGCATATCTGTCCGGCCGTAGCGACGCGTCGGGCACCGCCGCGGCCATGCGCGCGCTTTTCCTGCGCCTACCGGGACGGCTGCGCTGGCAGATCACAACAGCGACACTCCGGTTACCGGTTGACGAGCGCGCTCGGCGAGATTCGTCCATGATGGGGTGA
- a CDS encoding MerR family transcriptional regulator: METLHSPLRTVDVARRAGYSVQQVRNLEHHGVLPPAHRTAAGYRTYGEVHVRSALAYRALAAAVGPVEAKRILRAVHREPLADALALLDDAHAGLARERTDLRLARAAAAAISAEPIADVRDSDAMSVSELADALGVRPSTLRHWEAEGLLAPDRVTQRARRYSPAQVRDARIIHQLRTAGYRIDTLRTLVPDLPRAHHDDTIATALTARESSITARSRALLEAAAALAAVLPQSNNRLGAADSTAMVERK, encoded by the coding sequence GTGGAAACTCTCCACTCGCCGTTGCGAACGGTCGACGTCGCCCGCCGCGCCGGATACTCCGTGCAGCAGGTGCGCAATCTCGAACATCACGGCGTGCTCCCACCCGCGCACCGCACCGCCGCGGGCTACCGCACCTACGGCGAGGTGCATGTGCGGTCGGCGCTCGCCTATCGCGCGCTCGCCGCGGCCGTCGGACCGGTCGAGGCCAAACGCATTCTGCGCGCAGTCCACCGCGAGCCGCTGGCCGATGCGCTCGCCCTGCTCGACGACGCGCACGCCGGGCTCGCCCGCGAACGCACCGATCTGCGGTTGGCCCGCGCGGCCGCCGCGGCGATCTCGGCCGAACCGATCGCCGACGTCCGCGACTCGGATGCCATGTCCGTCTCGGAACTGGCCGACGCACTCGGCGTGCGACCGTCGACCCTGCGGCACTGGGAAGCCGAAGGGCTGCTGGCCCCGGACCGGGTCACCCAGCGCGCGCGCCGCTATTCCCCCGCGCAGGTGCGCGACGCCCGGATCATCCACCAGCTCCGCACCGCCGGATACCGCATCGACACCCTGCGGACGCTGGTGCCGGACCTCCCGCGCGCACACCACGACGACACCATCGCCACCGCCCTGACCGCGCGCGAGTCGAGCATCACAGCGCGTTCGCGTGCCCTGCTCGAGGCCGCCGCCGCACTCGCCGCCGTCCTGCCCCAGTCGAATAATCGGTTAGGCGCGGCAGACTCCACTGCTATGGTCGAGCGGAAGTAA
- a CDS encoding Ku protein — protein MRSIWKGSIAFGLVNVPVKVYTATEDHDIRFHQVHAKDGGRIKYDRVCTVCGKSVQYADIDKAYESPDGDKVILTDEDFAKLPVAEKHEIPVLQFVPSDQIDPILFDKTYYLEPDSTTPKAYVLLAATLERIERTALVHFTLRQKTRLAALRVRDGMLVLQTLLWPDEVRSVSFESLENATKPRPQEIKMAETLVDSMSEDFDPSEFTDEYQIELKRVLDEAIASGTGKVPEQPEAEPVAQDAEVVDLVAALQRSLEASGRRADDGKKAPAKKTAAKKSASKRAPAKKTTAKKTATRKGA, from the coding sequence ATGCGGTCAATCTGGAAAGGCTCGATCGCGTTCGGGCTGGTTAACGTCCCGGTGAAGGTCTATACCGCCACCGAGGACCACGACATCCGATTCCATCAGGTGCACGCCAAAGACGGCGGGCGGATCAAATACGACCGGGTCTGCACGGTGTGCGGGAAATCGGTCCAATACGCCGATATCGACAAGGCCTACGAATCACCGGATGGCGACAAGGTGATCCTGACCGACGAGGATTTCGCCAAACTCCCGGTGGCCGAGAAACACGAAATCCCGGTCCTGCAATTCGTGCCCAGCGATCAGATCGACCCGATCCTGTTCGACAAGACCTACTACCTCGAGCCCGACTCCACCACGCCCAAGGCCTACGTGCTGCTCGCGGCCACCCTCGAGCGCATCGAACGCACAGCCCTGGTGCACTTCACCCTGCGCCAGAAAACCCGGTTGGCCGCCCTGCGGGTGCGCGACGGCATGCTCGTGCTCCAGACCTTGCTGTGGCCCGACGAGGTGCGCTCGGTGTCGTTCGAATCGCTGGAGAACGCGACCAAACCGCGTCCGCAGGAAATCAAGATGGCCGAGACACTGGTCGATTCCATGTCGGAGGATTTCGATCCGAGCGAGTTCACCGACGAATATCAGATCGAACTCAAACGGGTTCTCGACGAGGCCATCGCCAGCGGGACCGGCAAGGTCCCCGAACAACCGGAGGCCGAGCCCGTCGCCCAGGACGCCGAGGTGGTCGACCTGGTGGCCGCTTTGCAGCGCAGCCTGGAAGCCAGCGGCCGCCGCGCCGACGACGGCAAGAAGGCCCCGGCGAAGAAGACCGCCGCCAAGAAGTCGGCGAGCAAGCGCGCACCGGCCAAGAAGACGACGGCGAAGAAGACCGCCACCCGCAAAGGCGCCTGA
- a CDS encoding MFS transporter: MTNVEAVRPAPDAGVASRRAWLGLGVLVLPVLLVSMDVSVLFLALPTLTVDLDPSASEQLWILDIYGFLIAGLLITMGNLGDRIGRRRILLAGATVFGIASAMAAFAPSAGVLIAARALMGIGGATLLPSSLSLISTLFADAKQRATAIGVWTAFFAGGSAVGPIIGGVLLHHFWWGSVFLINVPVLLILLALAPVLLPEHRASSLGPLDLPSVALSIGGILPLVYAVKHAAEHGPDAEAAVIGLIGAVVLTLFVRRQRHLAEPLLDLGLFGRGQFSVAIGSSLAGMMSLAAMSYLASIYLQSVTGRDPLVAALLGIPMAIAVFLFSMTGAAVGHRFGVRITFAAALIAAAVGNLMLLGVGVDGGLAWYIAGSAIAGIGYGITFTLVSEVAVSSVPPERAGSAVGISETSFELGNALGLALLGSLAAVVFRSGGNFESTLGETLARDGDQPAIVEAARESFVDGMHAATTVGALILVAMAIIVLVATPKGR, from the coding sequence ATGACGAACGTGGAGGCGGTGCGGCCCGCCCCGGATGCGGGGGTGGCCTCGCGGCGGGCCTGGCTCGGCCTCGGGGTGCTGGTGCTGCCGGTGCTGCTGGTGTCGATGGACGTCTCGGTGCTGTTCCTCGCGCTGCCCACGCTCACCGTCGACCTGGATCCGTCGGCGTCGGAACAACTCTGGATCCTCGACATCTACGGCTTCCTGATCGCGGGTCTGCTCATCACGATGGGCAACCTCGGTGACCGGATCGGACGCAGGCGCATCCTGCTGGCCGGCGCCACCGTCTTCGGCATCGCCTCGGCCATGGCGGCCTTCGCGCCCAGCGCGGGCGTGCTCATCGCGGCGCGGGCGCTCATGGGCATCGGCGGCGCCACCCTGCTGCCGTCGAGCCTGTCACTGATCTCCACGCTGTTCGCCGATGCCAAACAGCGCGCTACCGCCATCGGTGTGTGGACGGCGTTCTTCGCGGGCGGTTCGGCGGTGGGCCCGATCATCGGCGGGGTGCTGCTGCACCACTTCTGGTGGGGGTCGGTGTTCCTGATCAATGTGCCGGTCCTGCTGATCCTGCTCGCGCTGGCTCCGGTGCTGCTGCCCGAGCACCGCGCGAGTTCGCTGGGCCCGCTGGACCTGCCGAGTGTGGCGCTGTCCATCGGCGGCATCCTGCCGCTGGTGTACGCGGTCAAGCATGCCGCCGAGCACGGCCCCGATGCCGAGGCCGCGGTGATCGGGCTGATCGGCGCGGTCGTGCTGACGTTGTTCGTGCGCAGGCAGCGTCATCTGGCTGAACCGCTGCTGGATCTGGGGCTGTTCGGTCGCGGGCAGTTCTCGGTGGCGATCGGCTCGAGCCTGGCCGGGATGATGTCGCTGGCCGCGATGAGCTATCTGGCCAGCATCTATCTGCAGTCGGTCACCGGCCGCGACCCGCTGGTGGCGGCGCTGCTCGGGATCCCGATGGCGATCGCGGTGTTCCTCTTCTCGATGACGGGTGCGGCGGTGGGCCACCGGTTCGGCGTGCGGATCACCTTCGCGGCGGCGTTGATCGCCGCGGCCGTCGGCAATCTGATGCTGCTCGGCGTCGGCGTGGACGGCGGGCTGGCGTGGTACATCGCCGGCTCCGCGATCGCGGGCATCGGCTACGGCATCACCTTCACGCTGGTGTCGGAGGTGGCGGTGTCGTCGGTGCCGCCGGAGCGCGCGGGTTCGGCGGTTGGCATCTCGGAGACCAGTTTCGAGCTCGGCAATGCGCTGGGCCTGGCGCTACTCGGCTCGCTGGCGGCGGTGGTGTTCCGGTCGGGCGGGAATTTCGAATCGACGCTGGGGGAGACGCTGGCACGGGACGGTGACCAGCCGGCGATCGTCGAGGCCGCGCGCGAGTCGTTCGTCGACGGGATGCATGCCGCCACGACGGTCGGTGCCCTCATCCTGGTGGCGATGGCGATCATCGTGCTGGTGGCGACACCGAAAGGTCGCTGA
- a CDS encoding DUF6194 family protein, with the protein MTIDEIFDYVAEMDGVLTLRPGPGDGSPEIAWGDLFFYYSPSGVVPTSTQPFATIVTKNYPGDEKSDLDRPDVFRVNIAASRDAFVAWTGHTPRETDPDADYAVTDTVLAHPVYAGAGWLAVVNPGQRTGETVRELLRAAYERARTRYHRNEPAGS; encoded by the coding sequence ATGACCATCGATGAGATCTTCGATTACGTGGCCGAGATGGACGGTGTCCTCACCCTGCGGCCGGGCCCCGGCGACGGCTCACCCGAGATCGCCTGGGGTGATCTGTTCTTCTACTACTCGCCCAGCGGCGTCGTTCCGACCAGCACCCAGCCCTTCGCGACGATCGTCACCAAGAACTACCCGGGTGACGAGAAATCGGATCTGGACCGGCCGGACGTGTTCCGCGTCAATATCGCGGCGAGCCGGGATGCCTTCGTCGCCTGGACCGGGCACACGCCGCGCGAGACCGACCCCGACGCCGACTACGCCGTCACCGATACCGTGCTGGCCCACCCCGTCTACGCCGGCGCCGGCTGGCTGGCGGTGGTGAATCCCGGGCAACGGACCGGCGAGACCGTGCGTGAGCTACTCCGCGCCGCCTATGAGCGGGCACGGACCAGGTATCACCGGAACGAGCCTGCCGGCAGCTGA
- a CDS encoding cytochrome P450, with product MVTVDRAGVEKARVRIESENSGLIEIPRAHPIDRALSLVPARRRVLANPPSGSSATAVDGDAGLPYLGRALHYMRWGPAEMMDRYRRYGPVTLNSSLGMERVMAAGPEAIDEVLGRRRRDFGQGWDYFIGPFFRRGLLLLEFDEHMFHRRIMQQAFTRDRLEAHLAALTPVVREVVGRWVPPGRGASRTVKLFPTIKELTLDIAGETFMAADVGPQRRRLTEAFVDCTHAGLAIVRHPMPGGRWRAGLRGRKVLEEYFTAMLPQKRRSEEADFFSGLCHARDADGSVFSDADVVNHMIFLIMAAHDTTTTTATAVAYYLGKHPDWQQRVRAEVRAADRAGAPPTIAELESMRDLDLVVKESLRLMPPVPGLVRRAVRDTEICGHYIPAGTPVDLAYQVNHLLPELWTDPEIFDPERFSEARREDKSHRLAWMPFGAGSHKCIGMHFGTFEVKTVIAALVRDYEWTIPDPYRMPWGFTTIPFPRDDAPMRLRRIS from the coding sequence ATGGTCACCGTCGACCGTGCCGGCGTCGAAAAAGCCCGCGTGCGTATCGAATCGGAGAATTCCGGACTGATCGAGATCCCGCGCGCGCACCCCATCGACCGGGCGTTGAGCCTGGTCCCGGCCCGACGCCGAGTACTCGCCAACCCGCCCTCCGGTAGCAGCGCCACCGCCGTCGACGGCGATGCCGGGCTGCCCTATCTCGGCCGCGCACTGCATTACATGCGCTGGGGCCCGGCGGAAATGATGGACCGCTACCGGCGCTACGGACCGGTCACGCTCAACAGCTCACTCGGCATGGAGCGGGTGATGGCCGCCGGACCGGAGGCCATCGACGAGGTGCTCGGCCGCCGGCGTCGCGATTTCGGCCAGGGCTGGGACTATTTCATCGGCCCGTTCTTCCGGCGCGGACTGCTGTTGCTGGAATTCGACGAGCACATGTTCCATCGCCGGATCATGCAGCAGGCCTTCACCCGCGATCGGCTCGAGGCCCATCTGGCCGCGCTGACGCCGGTGGTGCGGGAGGTCGTCGGCCGCTGGGTGCCGCCGGGCCGAGGCGCGAGCCGCACGGTGAAGCTGTTTCCCACCATCAAGGAACTGACCCTCGACATCGCCGGTGAGACGTTCATGGCCGCCGATGTCGGCCCGCAGCGTCGGCGGCTGACCGAGGCGTTCGTCGACTGCACGCACGCGGGGCTGGCCATCGTGCGCCACCCCATGCCGGGTGGGCGCTGGCGGGCGGGGCTGCGCGGACGCAAGGTGCTCGAGGAGTACTTCACCGCGATGTTGCCGCAGAAGCGGCGCAGCGAGGAGGCCGATTTCTTCTCCGGGTTGTGCCATGCCCGCGACGCCGACGGCTCGGTGTTCAGCGACGCCGACGTGGTCAATCACATGATCTTCCTGATCATGGCCGCCCACGACACCACCACGACCACCGCCACCGCGGTGGCCTACTACCTGGGCAAACACCCCGACTGGCAGCAGCGGGTGCGCGCGGAGGTGCGGGCGGCCGACCGCGCGGGCGCCCCGCCGACCATCGCCGAGTTGGAGAGCATGCGCGATCTGGATCTGGTGGTGAAGGAGAGTCTGCGGTTGATGCCGCCGGTGCCCGGTCTGGTGCGGCGGGCGGTGCGCGACACCGAGATCTGCGGGCACTACATCCCGGCGGGCACCCCGGTGGATCTGGCCTATCAGGTGAATCATTTGCTGCCGGAACTGTGGACCGATCCGGAGATCTTCGATCCGGAACGCTTTTCCGAGGCGCGCCGGGAGGACAAGTCGCATCGGCTGGCCTGGATGCCGTTCGGCGCGGGTTCGCACAAGTGCATCGGCATGCACTTCGGCACCTTCGAGGTGAAGACGGTGATCGCGGCGCTGGTGCGCGACTACGAGTGGACGATTCCGGACCCGTATCGGATGCCGTGGGGCTTCACCACCATCCCGTTCCCGCGCGACGACGCACCGATGCGTTTGCGCCGGATCAGCTGA
- a CDS encoding GNAT family N-acetyltransferase, translating to MDPAIAIVPMGLGHLRQVLDLGHQVYDTSVKPYTSWSLTSVAEHLDSPDNACWVALDSDRVVGFVLGSMEFELRDDWGYLEWIAVAPDMQGHGIAGRLVEACCTALFTRGARRIVTDVESSNEASAKLMQRNGFGASTTITLFVRADPAEPELDADSPDLSPSIKRNLARTGRLRR from the coding sequence ATGGACCCCGCCATCGCGATCGTCCCCATGGGCCTCGGCCATCTGCGCCAGGTGCTCGACCTCGGACACCAGGTGTACGACACCTCGGTCAAACCGTATACGTCCTGGTCGCTGACCTCGGTGGCTGAACATCTCGACAGCCCCGACAACGCGTGCTGGGTCGCACTGGATTCCGACCGGGTAGTCGGTTTCGTGCTCGGCTCGATGGAATTCGAATTGCGCGACGACTGGGGCTATCTGGAATGGATCGCCGTCGCCCCGGATATGCAGGGCCACGGCATCGCCGGGCGGCTCGTGGAAGCCTGCTGCACCGCACTGTTCACCCGTGGCGCCCGCCGCATCGTCACCGATGTGGAATCGAGTAACGAGGCGTCGGCGAAACTCATGCAGCGCAACGGTTTCGGCGCGTCGACCACCATCACCCTGTTCGTCCGCGCCGATCCCGCCGAACCCGAACTCGACGCCGACTCCCCCGATCTGTCGCCGTCGATCAAACGCAACCTGGCCCGCACCGGCCGCCTGCGCCGCTGA
- a CDS encoding NAD(P)/FAD-dependent oxidoreductase: MSTETVENRRHQVVVIGSGFGGLFGTKHLKNADVDVTLISKTSTHLFQPLLYQVATGILSVGEIAPATRLVLRKQKNAQVLMGEVIDIDLKAKTVTSRLLNQDTVTSFDSLIVATGAQQSYFGNDHFSTFAPGMKTIDDALELRGRILGAFEQAELATTQEERERLLTFVVVGAGPTGVELAGQIAELADRTLEGTFHNIDPRDARVVLVEGAGAVLGPMGPKLGGKAQRRLEKMGVEIQLNAMVTDVDAHGVTVKDPDGTIRRIESACKVWSAGVQASPLGKMLADRSDGTEVDRAGRVIVEPDLTIKGHPNVFVVGDLMSVPNVPGQAQGAIQGSTYAAKQIKAGLKGHTPEERKPFKYFNKGSMATVSRFSAVCQVGKLEFGGFIAWLAWLALHLYYLVGYRSRIITVIQWFVTFLGRTRGQMAATEQWVFARLALEAMNGEDEGEAEVVMSALGDPSANSWKAATSGAGPTTEVATDGKPETAPAESDRTRATG; encoded by the coding sequence ATGAGCACTGAAACCGTGGAGAACCGTCGTCACCAGGTGGTGGTGATCGGTTCCGGCTTCGGCGGCTTGTTCGGGACCAAGCACCTCAAGAACGCCGATGTCGACGTCACCCTGATCTCCAAGACCTCGACCCACCTGTTCCAGCCCCTGCTCTACCAGGTCGCCACCGGCATCCTCTCGGTCGGCGAGATCGCCCCGGCCACTCGCCTGGTGCTGCGCAAGCAGAAGAACGCCCAGGTGCTGATGGGTGAGGTCATCGATATCGACCTGAAGGCCAAAACGGTCACCTCCCGGCTGCTCAACCAGGACACCGTCACCTCCTTCGACAGCCTGATCGTGGCCACCGGCGCGCAGCAGTCGTATTTCGGCAACGACCATTTCTCCACCTTCGCCCCCGGCATGAAGACCATCGACGATGCCCTCGAGCTGCGCGGTCGCATCCTCGGCGCGTTCGAGCAGGCGGAGCTGGCGACCACCCAGGAAGAGCGTGAACGCCTGCTGACCTTCGTCGTGGTCGGCGCGGGCCCGACCGGCGTCGAACTCGCCGGGCAGATCGCCGAACTGGCCGACCGCACCCTGGAAGGCACCTTCCACAACATCGACCCGCGCGACGCGCGGGTGGTGCTGGTTGAGGGCGCGGGCGCGGTGCTCGGCCCGATGGGCCCCAAGCTGGGCGGCAAGGCGCAGCGCCGGCTGGAGAAGATGGGCGTGGAGATCCAGCTCAACGCCATGGTCACCGATGTCGACGCGCACGGGGTCACGGTCAAGGATCCCGACGGCACCATCCGGCGCATCGAATCCGCGTGCAAGGTGTGGTCGGCCGGTGTGCAGGCCAGCCCGCTGGGCAAGATGCTCGCCGACCGCTCCGACGGCACCGAGGTGGACCGGGCCGGGCGCGTCATCGTCGAGCCGGACCTCACTATCAAGGGCCACCCCAACGTCTTCGTCGTGGGCGACCTGATGTCGGTGCCGAATGTGCCCGGTCAGGCGCAGGGCGCGATCCAGGGCTCCACCTACGCCGCCAAGCAGATCAAGGCCGGCCTCAAGGGCCACACCCCCGAAGAGCGCAAGCCGTTCAAGTACTTCAACAAGGGCAGCATGGCGACGGTGTCGCGGTTCAGCGCCGTCTGCCAGGTCGGCAAGCTGGAGTTCGGCGGATTCATCGCCTGGCTGGCGTGGCTGGCGCTGCACCTGTACTACCTGGTCGGCTACCGCAGCCGGATCATCACCGTCATCCAGTGGTTCGTCACCTTCCTCGGCCGCACCCGCGGTCAGATGGCCGCCACCGAGCAGTGGGTGTTCGCCCGCTTGGCACTGGAGGCGATGAACGGCGAGGATGAGGGCGAAGCCGAAGTGGTGATGTCGGCCCTCGGCGATCCCTCGGCGAACAGCTGGAAAGCCGCCACCAGCGGCGCCGGACCCACGACCGAGGTGGCCACGGACGGCAAGCCGGAAACCGCGCCGGCCGAATCCGACCGCACCCGCGCCACCGGCTAA
- a CDS encoding TetR/AcrR family transcriptional regulator, whose protein sequence is MTEPKLTKAAIVDVAIELADSDGLEALSMRRIADRLGVGAMSLYRHVTNKDELIAAMTDEVAGRYPYPSTAERGWTWRDRVRIAAEIDWNLYQQHPWVLLTFAVPRYSFGPSSMGCLAWLVEGFRELDVSTHEATQMAFAVWNYISGATLPHISSALLTSKGLDSDDENGLRALLAGRPLHPVPPALAELEGADDGRFAQVDLLQLGLDALCDGFAARAAARAGETPTLR, encoded by the coding sequence ATGACCGAGCCGAAGCTCACAAAAGCGGCCATCGTCGACGTGGCGATCGAACTCGCCGACAGCGACGGGCTCGAGGCGTTGTCGATGCGCCGCATCGCCGATCGTCTCGGCGTCGGAGCCATGTCGCTGTACCGGCATGTCACCAACAAAGACGAGCTGATCGCGGCGATGACCGATGAGGTCGCCGGCCGCTACCCCTATCCGTCGACGGCCGAACGCGGGTGGACCTGGCGCGATCGCGTCCGCATCGCCGCCGAGATCGACTGGAATCTCTATCAGCAGCATCCGTGGGTGCTGCTGACCTTCGCGGTGCCGCGCTACAGCTTCGGGCCCAGCAGCATGGGTTGCCTGGCCTGGCTTGTCGAGGGCTTCCGCGAACTCGACGTCAGCACTCACGAAGCCACCCAGATGGCATTCGCGGTGTGGAACTACATCTCCGGCGCGACGCTGCCGCACATCAGTTCGGCGCTGCTCACCAGCAAGGGCCTCGACTCCGACGACGAGAACGGCTTGCGCGCGCTGCTGGCCGGCCGCCCGCTGCATCCGGTGCCGCCCGCGCTGGCCGAACTCGAAGGCGCCGACGACGGCCGCTTCGCCCAGGTCGACCTGCTGCAACTGGGTCTGGACGCACTCTGCGACGGTTTCGCCGCGCGAGCCGCCGCCCGGGCCGGTGAGACGCCGACGCTGCGATGA